One segment of Geminicoccaceae bacterium DNA contains the following:
- the ccmB gene encoding heme exporter protein CcmB — protein sequence MKSAWALARRDLHIAFRRSGDSLLGVIFFLVALSLFPLGVGASPDVLSRIGAGVIWVLALLAVLLTLDRLYEADLEDGSLELVALSELPLELVVVIKCAVQWLTSGLLLAAVSPVMALLMSLPDGAYWALPAALLLGTPTLTLIGSIGSALLLGSRQGSVLTALLVLPLYIPVLIFGVSAVDGVTLGIGARAPFLILAAMQLAALALAPFATAAALRIAME from the coding sequence TTGAAGTCGGCCTGGGCGCTGGCCCGGCGCGACCTGCACATTGCCTTTCGCCGTAGTGGCGACAGTCTCCTTGGCGTCATATTTTTCCTGGTGGCCCTTTCGCTCTTCCCGCTGGGTGTGGGCGCATCACCCGACGTGCTTTCACGCATCGGCGCCGGCGTCATCTGGGTACTCGCCCTGCTGGCGGTTCTGCTGACTCTCGACCGGCTCTACGAGGCCGATCTGGAAGATGGATCGCTGGAACTCGTGGCGTTGTCGGAGCTGCCGCTGGAACTCGTGGTGGTCATCAAGTGTGCCGTACAATGGCTGACCAGCGGTCTCCTGCTGGCTGCCGTGTCGCCAGTCATGGCATTGCTCATGTCCCTGCCCGACGGTGCCTACTGGGCGCTGCCGGCCGCTCTCCTCCTGGGGACACCGACCCTCACGCTCATCGGCTCGATCGGCTCCGCCCTGCTGCTGGGCAGCCGACAGGGGAGCGTCCTGACAGCACTCCTCGTCCTGCCCCTCTATATTCCAGTTCTGATCTTCGGTGTATCCGCAGTGGATGGCGTCACTCTCGGCATCGGTGCGCGCGCGCCGTTCCTCATCCTCGCCGCCATGCAGCTGGCCGCTCTGGCCCTCGCCCCATTCGCGACGGCAGCGGCCCTCCGCATTGCCATGGAATAG
- a CDS encoding AMP-binding protein — protein MAAGGSLYYDRQEVRDPQERETSIFHAVPGLLRHAIDNTGFYGRLLGGIEPDDVLSRTALAALPVTRKSDLLGHQRETPPFGGLTATPATRLARIFASPGPIFDPEGSRPDYWRFARAMFAAGFNAGELVYNTFSYHLTPAGFMVDSGARALGCPVVPGGTGQTELQIQIIRELAPSAYTGTPSFLRILLERARADGEPIACFSRALVAGEACPPELKDEFRRDHGIEVFEAYGTADLGMVAYESNARSGLIADEALILEIVRPGTGDPVASGDVGELLVTVFNPDYPLIRFATGDLTRMVDGPSRCGRTNMRIAGWMGRADQSTKVRGQFVHPGQVAEILRRHAGVDKARLVITSEAGGQDLMILRCEMAGNDMDGVPMRIGESVRAVTGLRGTVEMVAPGTLPNDGVVIEDQRSH, from the coding sequence ATGGCCGCTGGTGGCAGTCTGTACTATGACCGGCAGGAAGTACGCGACCCGCAGGAGCGCGAGACCTCGATCTTTCATGCCGTCCCGGGCCTGCTTCGTCATGCCATCGACAATACCGGCTTCTACGGTCGCCTGCTTGGCGGCATCGAACCCGATGATGTCCTGAGCAGGACGGCGCTGGCTGCCCTGCCCGTCACCCGAAAATCCGATCTTCTCGGCCATCAGCGGGAAACGCCCCCCTTCGGTGGCCTGACGGCAACGCCGGCTACCAGGCTTGCGCGCATATTCGCGTCACCCGGTCCGATATTCGACCCCGAGGGTTCGCGTCCCGATTACTGGCGCTTTGCCCGCGCCATGTTCGCGGCGGGTTTCAATGCCGGAGAACTGGTGTACAATACGTTTTCATACCATCTGACACCTGCCGGTTTCATGGTCGATTCAGGTGCGCGGGCACTCGGTTGTCCGGTCGTACCGGGAGGCACGGGACAGACGGAGCTTCAGATCCAGATCATTCGTGAACTGGCACCTTCCGCCTATACGGGAACACCGTCTTTCCTGCGCATCCTGCTGGAAAGGGCCCGCGCGGATGGAGAGCCGATCGCCTGTTTCTCGCGGGCACTGGTCGCTGGTGAAGCCTGCCCCCCTGAACTGAAGGACGAGTTCCGGCGCGACCACGGCATCGAGGTATTCGAAGCCTACGGTACGGCCGATCTGGGGATGGTCGCCTATGAGAGCAATGCCCGTTCCGGCCTGATCGCCGATGAGGCGCTCATTCTCGAAATCGTCCGCCCGGGAACCGGAGACCCTGTCGCATCGGGCGACGTGGGCGAATTGCTCGTGACAGTGTTCAATCCGGATTACCCGCTCATCCGCTTTGCCACGGGTGATCTGACCCGCATGGTCGACGGCCCGAGCCGCTGCGGGCGGACCAACATGCGCATTGCCGGCTGGATGGGCCGGGCGGACCAGAGCACCAAGGTTCGCGGCCAGTTCGTCCACCCTGGGCAGGTCGCCGAGATCCTGCGACGGCATGCCGGCGTCGACAAGGCGCGACTGGTCATCACCAGCGAGGCGGGAGGACAGGATCTGATGATCCTGCGCTGTGAAATGGCTGGTAATGACATGGATGGGGTCCCGATGCGGATCGGCGAAAGCGTGCGGGCCGTGACCGGCCTTCGCGGAACGGTGGAAATGGTGGCTCCGGGTACCCTTCCCAATGACGGGGTCGTCATCGAAGACCAGCGCAGTCACTGA
- a CDS encoding YeeE/YedE family protein, whose translation MPATSRHPDLRVVAAAGAILIALAVMAFLERGGRHALLVPLGAALGVVLYHASFGFTAAWRRFIVTGEGRGLRAQMVMLAIAVVLFFPALSTGELLGERVSGFVMPAGVSVLAGAFIFGVGMQLGGGCASGTLFTVGGGSVRMVVTLVFFVIGSVLGTAHLGWWLDQPSLGGVSFIRLLGLWPALLLNLAAFAGICILTVAVERRRGVAPQQPAATDWLLGPWPVMAGAVALALLNFVTLYLAHRPWGITSGFALWGAKWFTMAGIDVTGWDYWRNGRAAIEGSVMADVTSVMNFGIIAGAFLASGLAGKFNPSFRLSAVDIVTAVIGGLLLGYGARLAFGCNIGAFFSGIASGSLHGWFWLVSGFAGNILGAWLRPRVGLPKI comes from the coding sequence ATGCCCGCAACGAGCCGTCATCCCGACCTGCGCGTGGTTGCGGCAGCCGGAGCGATCCTGATCGCGCTGGCCGTGATGGCTTTTCTCGAGCGTGGTGGGCGGCACGCGCTGCTCGTGCCGCTGGGGGCGGCGCTGGGTGTCGTCCTCTATCACGCAAGCTTCGGCTTCACGGCTGCGTGGCGACGGTTCATCGTGACGGGAGAAGGGCGTGGCCTGCGTGCACAGATGGTCATGCTTGCCATTGCGGTCGTATTGTTCTTCCCGGCCCTGTCGACCGGCGAGCTGCTGGGCGAAAGGGTGAGCGGATTTGTCATGCCGGCGGGGGTCAGCGTGCTGGCAGGCGCGTTCATCTTCGGCGTCGGCATGCAGCTCGGGGGAGGGTGCGCATCGGGAACGTTGTTCACTGTCGGTGGCGGGTCCGTGCGCATGGTGGTGACGCTGGTCTTCTTCGTGATCGGTTCGGTGCTGGGTACGGCCCATCTGGGATGGTGGCTCGACCAGCCGTCGCTGGGGGGCGTCTCGTTCATCCGGCTGCTGGGGCTGTGGCCGGCCCTGTTGCTCAATCTGGCGGCATTCGCCGGCATCTGCATTCTGACCGTCGCAGTGGAGCGCCGGCGCGGTGTTGCGCCGCAGCAGCCGGCAGCCACGGACTGGCTGCTGGGGCCATGGCCGGTCATGGCCGGTGCCGTAGCCCTCGCTTTGCTCAATTTCGTCACGCTCTACCTTGCCCATCGTCCCTGGGGTATCACCTCCGGATTTGCCCTGTGGGGTGCAAAGTGGTTCACGATGGCCGGCATCGACGTGACCGGATGGGATTACTGGCGAAACGGTCGGGCCGCCATCGAAGGCAGCGTGATGGCCGATGTGACGTCGGTCATGAATTTCGGCATCATTGCCGGGGCTTTTCTCGCTTCCGGTCTCGCCGGGAAGTTCAATCCATCCTTTCGGCTCTCGGCTGTCGACATTGTCACTGCCGTCATCGGCGGGCTCCTTCTGGGATACGGTGCACGACTTGCCTTCGGCTGCAATATCGGCGCCTTCTTTTCCGGAATCGCCTCCGGCAGCCTTCATGGCTGGTTCTGGCTGGTGAGCGGGTTTGCCGGAAACATCCTGGGAGCGTGGTTGCGGCCGCGGGTCGGACTGCCGAAAATTTGA
- a CDS encoding prephenate/arogenate dehydrogenase family protein, with product MTSFGKIALIGIGLINGSLARVLKDKGAVTSITACARSEATRERALELGLCDRACEDPRAAVEGADIVVLGTPPLAMGEIARQIGPLLGSRTIVTDVGSMKARIVADVTPHLPHPELFVPGHPVAGTEHSGPDAAFGTLFIKRRCILTPCETTDPQAVETIRAMWEITGAEVDVMAPEHHDQVLAITSHLPHLIAYTIVGTVDDLEEQAQTEVFKYAAGGFTDFTRIAGSDPTMWRDVFLGNRDAVLEMLGRFTEDLTALQRAIRWGEGDKLFDLFTRTRAIRRGVVAAGQAYVRQQDDPLASKP from the coding sequence ATGACATCTTTCGGCAAGATCGCCCTGATCGGCATCGGCCTCATCAATGGTTCGCTCGCCCGGGTTCTCAAGGACAAGGGTGCCGTCACCTCGATCACCGCCTGCGCCCGGAGTGAGGCAACCCGCGAGCGGGCGCTGGAACTGGGGCTGTGCGACCGGGCCTGCGAGGATCCGCGTGCTGCCGTGGAGGGTGCGGACATCGTCGTGCTCGGCACGCCGCCGCTCGCCATGGGCGAGATCGCCCGCCAGATCGGCCCGTTGCTGGGCAGCAGGACAATCGTCACCGATGTCGGCTCGATGAAGGCGCGCATCGTCGCCGATGTGACACCGCACCTTCCCCACCCGGAACTGTTCGTCCCCGGGCACCCGGTAGCGGGTACCGAGCATTCCGGACCGGATGCAGCCTTCGGAACCCTGTTCATCAAGCGCCGCTGCATCCTCACCCCCTGCGAGACGACCGATCCGCAGGCGGTCGAGACGATCCGTGCCATGTGGGAAATCACAGGTGCAGAGGTCGACGTGATGGCGCCCGAGCACCATGACCAGGTGCTGGCCATCACCTCGCACCTGCCGCATCTGATCGCCTACACCATCGTCGGTACCGTCGACGACCTTGAGGAGCAGGCGCAAACGGAAGTATTCAAGTACGCTGCGGGTGGTTTTACCGACTTTACCCGTATTGCGGGTTCCGATCCCACGATGTGGCGCGATGTCTTCCTCGGCAATCGTGACGCGGTGCTGGAGATGCTCGGGCGGTTCACCGAGGACCTGACGGCCCTGCAGCGGGCCATCCGCTGGGGCGAAGGCGACAAGCTGTTCGACCTGTTCACCCGGACCCGGGCCATCCGCCGCGGCGTCGTGGCTGCGGGGCAGGCTTACGTGCGCCAGCAGGACGACCCACTCGCCAGCAAGCCATGA
- the ccmA gene encoding heme ABC exporter ATP-binding protein CcmA has protein sequence MLEARGLALERGGRCLFENLEFDLEPGDTLLLTGPNGSGKSSLLRLLGGFTRAGAGQVRWNGVATDLRTSEYRCQLHYVGHSNATKSRLTVGENLEFMTILTGGKSAGNSADPFSIAGLANRLGRYLSAGQKRRLALTRLAASFRPIWLLDEPGVGLDRSSRQRLQQLIGEHRDKGGICIVASHGDVALADPLVLELGR, from the coding sequence ATGCTCGAGGCTCGTGGTCTGGCACTTGAGCGGGGCGGGCGCTGTCTTTTCGAGAATCTGGAATTCGACCTTGAGCCGGGAGATACGCTCCTCCTGACAGGCCCCAACGGCAGCGGAAAATCCAGTCTCCTGCGGCTGCTTGGCGGCTTTACCCGGGCCGGAGCCGGCCAGGTGCGCTGGAATGGCGTTGCAACCGATCTTCGCACATCCGAATATCGCTGCCAGTTGCACTATGTCGGACACAGTAACGCCACCAAGAGTCGTCTTACGGTTGGCGAAAACCTTGAGTTCATGACGATCCTGACGGGTGGAAAATCGGCCGGGAACAGTGCCGACCCTTTTTCCATCGCCGGACTGGCAAATCGCCTTGGGCGTTATCTCTCCGCCGGGCAGAAACGCCGCCTCGCCCTGACGAGACTGGCTGCGTCGTTTCGTCCGATCTGGCTGCTCGATGAACCCGGTGTCGGTCTCGACCGGTCCAGCCGGCAGCGGTTGCAGCAACTCATTGGCGAGCACCGGGACAAGGGCGGTATCTGCATCGTCGCCAGCCATGGCGATGTTGCCCTTGCCGACCCTCTCGTTCTGGAACTGGGACGTTGA
- a CDS encoding homoserine O-succinyltransferase, with amino-acid sequence MPIKIPNDLPAATKLAAEGVRLIGENEALRQDVRPMQIALLNLMPEKPKTETQLARLLGATPLQVELTLLTTSTYSPGNVPQSHLQAFYKTWDDVKSRTFDGLIVTGAPVELMPFEEVKYWRELQAIFDWSRTHVHSSFHICWGAQAALYHFHGVPKHTLPAKRFGVYTHYVIERRDSARPSLLRGFDDYFLVPVSRHTEVRRDDIPDASGLEILAQSNAAGLCLMHDPANRETFMFNHLEYDTYTLNDEYRRDCETRSDIALPVNYFPDDDPEKAPRNCWRAYAHLLFGNWVNEMYQTTPFDMNHIRG; translated from the coding sequence ATGCCCATCAAGATTCCCAACGACCTGCCGGCAGCAACGAAGCTTGCCGCCGAGGGCGTGCGCCTGATCGGCGAGAACGAGGCCCTGCGCCAGGACGTCCGGCCGATGCAGATCGCCCTGCTCAACCTCATGCCTGAAAAGCCCAAGACCGAGACCCAGCTTGCCCGCCTGCTCGGCGCCACCCCGCTGCAGGTCGAGTTGACCCTGCTCACCACCTCCACCTACAGCCCCGGCAATGTCCCGCAATCGCACCTTCAGGCGTTTTACAAGACATGGGACGATGTCAAATCGAGGACATTCGACGGGCTGATCGTCACCGGCGCGCCGGTGGAGCTGATGCCCTTCGAGGAGGTGAAATACTGGCGCGAGCTGCAGGCCATCTTCGACTGGTCGCGCACCCACGTACATTCCAGCTTCCACATCTGCTGGGGCGCACAGGCGGCCCTCTACCACTTCCACGGCGTACCCAAGCACACGCTCCCGGCCAAGCGCTTCGGCGTCTACACACACTATGTCATCGAACGACGCGACTCCGCCCGCCCGTCGCTGCTGCGCGGTTTCGACGACTATTTCCTCGTTCCGGTCTCACGCCACACGGAGGTGCGCCGCGATGACATCCCCGACGCTTCCGGCCTTGAGATCCTCGCGCAGTCGAACGCTGCCGGCCTGTGCCTCATGCACGATCCGGCCAACCGCGAGACCTTCATGTTCAACCACCTCGAATACGACACCTACACGCTCAACGACGAATACCGCCGCGATTGCGAGACCCGCTCCGACATCGCCCTGCCGGTCAACTATTTCCCCGACGACGACCCGGAAAAGGCGCCGCGCAACTGTTGGCGCGCCTACGCCCACCTGCTCTTCGGCAACTGGGTCAACGAAATGTACCAGACCACTCCATTCGACATGAACCATATCAGGGGTTGA
- a CDS encoding acylphosphatase, producing the protein MTAISQFLRIQGRVQGVGYRAWFRERAMAMGLCGWVRNREDGAVEALVAGDEVSVKDMVAAAGSGPRLARVDQVDRQPAEMPLRTDFRIERTV; encoded by the coding sequence TTGACTGCAATTTCACAATTCCTTCGTATTCAGGGACGCGTACAGGGCGTCGGTTATCGGGCATGGTTCCGTGAACGGGCCATGGCGATGGGTCTGTGCGGCTGGGTGCGAAATCGAGAGGACGGTGCGGTCGAAGCCTTGGTTGCCGGAGATGAGGTTTCGGTTAAGGACATGGTCGCTGCTGCCGGATCGGGACCGCGTCTGGCGCGAGTGGACCAGGTTGACCGGCAGCCAGCCGAAATGCCATTGAGAACGGATTTCCGGATCGAGAGGACGGTGTAA
- a CDS encoding histidinol-phosphate transaminase, producing the protein MSAPRPRSGILEISPYVGGKAETGEGSHAAKLSANENALGPSPRAVEAYRAAGATLHRYPDGGSTELRRAIGRRFNIEPGRIVCGAGSDEIIGLLTRAYAGGGDEVLYSAHGFLMYRLSAFAAGATPVAAPEKGLRADVDALLAHVTSRTRIVYLANPNNPTGSYLTSEELARLHAGLPSDVLLVIDAAYAEFVTEADYDNGLGLALEYDNVIMTRTFSKLYGLAALRIGWAAGSAAVIDVLNRTRGPFNVSAPSQAAAVAALEDLEHQERSRAHNSRWLAWLATEIAALDLTVHPSAGNFLLVEFTRSPGRDATAAARYLEKHGVIPREMGGYGLGHCLRISVGLEDENRRVIDVLREFLK; encoded by the coding sequence ATGTCCGCGCCGCGCCCCCGATCCGGCATCCTGGAGATCAGCCCCTATGTCGGCGGCAAGGCCGAAACCGGCGAAGGCAGCCATGCTGCCAAGCTGTCGGCCAACGAGAATGCCCTCGGCCCCAGCCCCAGAGCCGTCGAAGCCTATCGCGCGGCCGGTGCGACGCTGCATCGCTATCCCGACGGTGGGTCGACGGAGCTGCGCAGGGCCATCGGCCGGCGTTTCAATATCGAGCCCGGGCGCATCGTCTGCGGTGCCGGATCGGACGAAATCATCGGGTTGCTGACCCGCGCCTATGCCGGTGGTGGCGACGAGGTGCTCTATTCGGCCCACGGCTTCCTGATGTACCGGCTGTCGGCTTTCGCGGCGGGAGCAACGCCGGTGGCCGCACCGGAAAAGGGCCTCAGGGCCGATGTCGACGCCCTGCTCGCCCATGTCACCAGCCGTACGCGCATCGTCTATCTCGCCAATCCGAACAACCCCACTGGCAGCTATCTGACAAGCGAGGAACTTGCCCGGCTGCATGCGGGGCTGCCGTCCGACGTGCTGCTGGTGATCGACGCGGCTTATGCCGAATTCGTCACCGAAGCCGATTATGACAACGGACTGGGCCTTGCCCTCGAATACGACAACGTCATCATGACGAGAACGTTCTCCAAGCTGTATGGTCTCGCCGCCCTGCGCATCGGCTGGGCTGCGGGCAGTGCAGCGGTGATCGACGTGCTCAATCGCACACGTGGGCCGTTCAATGTCAGCGCGCCGTCGCAAGCCGCCGCCGTGGCCGCGCTTGAGGATCTGGAACATCAGGAACGCAGCCGGGCGCACAACAGCCGATGGCTGGCATGGCTGGCCACCGAAATTGCCGCACTCGACCTGACGGTCCACCCGAGTGCTGGAAATTTCCTGCTGGTGGAATTCACGCGCTCGCCCGGCCGCGACGCCACTGCCGCCGCCCGATATCTCGAGAAGCACGGCGTGATTCCGCGGGAAATGGGAGGCTACGGCCTGGGCCACTGCCTGCGCATTTCCGTCGGCCTCGAAGACGAGAACCGGCGGGTTATCGACGTACTCAGGGAATTCCTCAAATGA